The segment CGGCAGCAGCCAGGCGCTCGCAACGATCCCGATCACGAACAGCAGCAGCACGAGCCAGCCCTGCCACGCGACCGGCAACCCCCAGCCCCAGCCGTAGCGCTTGGCGGGAAACCAGATCTTCTTGTCGTTCGAGGCCATGTGGTTCCTCGTCGTCAGACTGTTATGACGCGGATCGTTCCGTCAGCGAGCTTGCCGCCGGCGATCACGGATCGCATCGAGCCGGCGTTCCAGCCGCGCGAGCACGTCGGACGAGGAAACATACTGGCCCGTGTACATCGTCTTGTCGCGGGATGCAATGCCGCGTGCAATGAACTCGCTTTGAAGCTGGCGACGCTCGACACCTTCACGACTTGATTGCTCGATGAAGCTCGACAGCGTTTCGTCGTCACCCAGGACGCGTTCGGCTGCGGCAAGCAGTTCCGGCTCGACTTGGACGGATGGAAAGGTGGCGGTCTTCATCAGGTAATTTCCTCCAGCACGGTTGCGATGCATTATCGTTCACGCCG is part of the Burkholderia pyrrocinia genome and harbors:
- a CDS encoding YlcI/YnfO family protein encodes the protein MKTATFPSVQVEPELLAAAERVLGDDETLSSFIEQSSREGVERRQLQSEFIARGIASRDKTMYTGQYVSSSDVLARLERRLDAIRDRRRQAR